From one Mytilus edulis chromosome 1, xbMytEdul2.2, whole genome shotgun sequence genomic stretch:
- the LOC139529357 gene encoding multiple epidermal growth factor-like domains protein 10, with the protein MNIKLCEVEVFGCPIGRYGDKCSESCSSNCLTQPCEPDFGRCTDGCKSGFSGERCTSQCGIGFYGPNCVLACSMTCLNNECDRVNGTCENCEDGFVGAMCDFMGPSTDSSILIDSYTDNASETKYWIVIIILALALILLVIVIAYFKCGSRITRVKKENIKSKLSHVSYENSPRLSPPQNNAVDYDSVQYETFQEKDNRKSDVYDLPVTRTPSQQVVNGTAITKTGFLNSKQGVNKPMKPKKPIKPPKKLVKELSSAYEGLQSTEHKHFYDSLNQ; encoded by the exons ATGAACATCAAACTGTGTGAGGTAGAAGTATTTG GTTGTCCGATTGGTCGATATGGAGATAAATGTTCCGAAAGTTGCAGTTCTAACTGCCTGACTCAACCTTGTGAACCAGATTTTGGACGATGTACTGATGGATGTAAATCAGGATTTTCAGGAGAGAGGTGTACATCTC AGTGTGGGATTGGGTTTTACGGACCAAACTGTGTATTGGCATGCAGTATGACCTGTCTAAACAATGAATGTGACCGTGTAAATGGAACATGTGAAAATTGTGAAGATGGATTTGTTGGTGCAATGTGTGATTTTATGGGACCATCTACAGATTCGTCTATATTAATAG ATTCGTATACAGATAATGCATCAGAAACGAAGTACTGGATAGTCATCATAATTCTGGCATTGGCACTGATACTACTTGTTATTGTAATTGCTTATTTCAAGTGTGGGTCAAG AATAACTAGAGTGaagaaagaaaatattaaatcaaaGTTAAGCCACGTGTCTTACGAAAACTCTCCTCGTCTTTCCCCGCCACAAAACAACGCGGTAGATTACGATTCAGTCCAGTACGAAACATTCCAGGAAAAGGATAATAGAAAATCAGATGTGTATGACTTACCTGTGACGAGAACGCCATCACAGCAGGTTGTCAATGGAACAGCAATAACTAAAACAGGCTTTCTCAATAGTAAACAGGGGGTCAACAAACCAATGAAACCTAAAAAGCCTATCAAACCTCCAAAGAAATTAGTTAAAG AATTAAGCAGTGCATATGAGGGTTTGCAGAGTACAGAACACAAACATTTTTACGATTCTTTGAATCAGTGA